A stretch of Myxococcus hansupus DNA encodes these proteins:
- a CDS encoding ATP-dependent DNA helicase, with amino-acid sequence MSLSVSTPVSVDSLLGPGGALEVALPAYEHRPEQLQMARAVERAFTERSYLLAEAGTGTGKTLAYLVPALLSGRRVVVSTATKTLQDQIFFKDLPLLREKMGLRFEAAYLKGRSNYLCLHRYDAFSKEPQFGSREESRYWPKLKAWAEETDTGDRSELDLPESFSAWSRLSTTSETCVGTKCPQYETCFVTRMRKRAEQADLLVVNHHLFFADLALRSSGKRTEGVLPWYEAVIFDEAHALEDAASGHFGCSVSNYRLEELARDAVASLKEDDARHAMLRALAARLRAGADALFAQAPRALGLTNQESSVALRPEVMAKLATPLEGARDALAALSAFTVGEREPELAAITRRADEMEEQLSFLEKAESADHVYWAEQRGKGLFLRASPIDVAKELRERMYGALDTVVYTSATLAADSRFDFFANRMGLYGEDGQTVTKVRTLAVPSPFDYPSQAALYLPTHLPDPTAPGFIEEAAEEIHRLCEVTGGRAFVLFTSLRNMVRAYELVAPRLPYQALLQGERPKQQLLEAFRETPSVLFAAHSFWEGVDVPGDALSLVIIDRLPFASPGDPLVAARIRQLQQRGEEPFELYQLPHAALALRQGFGRLIRTQADRGIVAMLDRRIVTKAYGRVFLDSLPPARRMDDVVSLSRWFNGPVRPVRTIR; translated from the coding sequence ATGTCGCTCTCCGTCTCCACCCCCGTTTCCGTCGACAGCCTGCTCGGTCCGGGAGGCGCGCTCGAGGTCGCGCTGCCCGCGTACGAGCACCGCCCGGAGCAGCTCCAGATGGCGCGCGCCGTGGAGCGGGCCTTCACCGAGCGCAGCTACCTGCTGGCCGAGGCGGGGACGGGCACCGGCAAGACGCTCGCCTACCTGGTGCCCGCGTTGCTGTCGGGTCGCCGGGTCGTCGTTTCCACCGCGACCAAGACGCTGCAGGACCAGATCTTCTTCAAGGACCTGCCGCTGCTGCGCGAGAAGATGGGCCTGCGCTTCGAGGCCGCCTACCTCAAGGGCCGCAGCAACTACCTGTGCCTGCATCGCTATGACGCCTTCTCGAAGGAGCCGCAGTTCGGCTCGCGCGAGGAGTCGCGCTACTGGCCGAAGCTGAAGGCCTGGGCCGAGGAGACGGACACCGGCGACCGCAGCGAGCTGGACCTGCCCGAGTCCTTCAGCGCCTGGTCGCGCCTGTCCACCACGTCCGAGACGTGCGTGGGCACGAAGTGTCCTCAGTATGAGACGTGCTTCGTCACGCGCATGCGCAAGCGGGCGGAGCAGGCGGACCTGCTGGTCGTCAATCACCACCTGTTCTTCGCGGACCTCGCGCTGCGCAGCTCCGGCAAGCGCACGGAAGGCGTGCTGCCCTGGTACGAGGCGGTCATCTTCGACGAGGCGCACGCGCTGGAGGACGCGGCCAGTGGCCACTTCGGTTGCAGCGTGTCCAACTACCGGCTGGAGGAGCTGGCGCGGGACGCGGTGGCCTCGCTGAAGGAGGACGATGCGCGCCACGCCATGCTGCGCGCGCTGGCGGCCCGGCTTCGAGCGGGTGCGGACGCGCTCTTCGCGCAGGCGCCTCGCGCGCTGGGGCTGACGAACCAGGAGTCCTCGGTGGCGCTGCGTCCGGAGGTGATGGCGAAGCTGGCCACGCCGCTGGAAGGCGCGCGCGACGCGCTGGCCGCACTGTCCGCCTTCACGGTGGGCGAGCGCGAGCCGGAGCTGGCGGCCATCACCCGCCGCGCGGACGAGATGGAAGAGCAGCTCTCCTTCCTGGAGAAGGCCGAGTCCGCGGACCACGTCTACTGGGCCGAGCAGCGCGGCAAGGGCCTCTTCCTGCGCGCCAGTCCCATCGACGTGGCGAAGGAGCTGCGCGAGCGCATGTACGGCGCGCTGGACACGGTGGTCTACACGTCGGCGACGCTGGCGGCGGACAGCCGCTTCGACTTCTTCGCCAACCGCATGGGCCTTTACGGTGAGGACGGCCAGACGGTGACGAAGGTGCGGACGTTGGCGGTGCCCAGCCCCTTCGACTATCCGTCCCAAGCGGCGCTGTACCTGCCCACGCACCTGCCGGACCCCACGGCGCCGGGCTTCATCGAGGAGGCCGCGGAGGAGATTCACCGCCTCTGCGAGGTGACGGGCGGACGCGCCTTCGTGCTCTTCACGTCCCTGCGCAACATGGTGCGGGCCTACGAGCTGGTGGCACCCCGGTTGCCGTACCAGGCGCTGCTCCAGGGCGAGCGGCCCAAGCAGCAACTGCTGGAGGCCTTCCGCGAGACGCCGAGCGTCCTCTTCGCGGCGCACAGCTTCTGGGAGGGCGTGGACGTGCCGGGTGACGCGCTGAGCCTGGTCATCATCGATCGGCTCCCCTTCGCGTCACCGGGAGACCCGTTGGTCGCCGCGCGCATCCGGCAGCTCCAACAGCGGGGCGAGGAGCCCTTCGAGCTGTACCAACTCCCCCACGCGGCGCTGGCGCTGCGTCAGGGCTTCGGGCGGCTCATCCGCACGCAAGCGGACCGGGGCATCGTCGCGATGCTGGACCGGCGCATCGTGACGAAGGCGTATGGCCGCGTGTTCCTCGACAGCCTCCCGCCCGCGCGCCGCATGGACGACGTGGTGTCCCTGAGCCGCTGGTTCAACGGCCCGGTGCGGCCGGTGCGCACGATTCGCTGA
- a CDS encoding TonB-dependent receptor — protein MAQKTASDAGQTVVTGSRRPRPARDVPATTTVIPRTEIDRSPTLTQDTLVRTLPSAATFRRTPSLVSDPTAQGLNLRGLAPSGVARSLVLLDGIPVNDPFGGWIFWRSLPRLGLERIEVVPSGGSALYGSGALGGVVQLVSRPITGLQVDADASYGNANTGLVAARAANSWGPVRASLEAELLNSDGYEIVSPAQRGAIDSNTPSDHAVINGRIEADATDALTLSARAGLFRENQNGGTRFTTARVELAHFGAGAKLRTERGGTFTLDLYGRAQRFEQDRARVAADRSTEALTASQTVPANDQGASLVWSGPTWTGLGTHVFTAGLDARRMAGTSEEQLFPPSPSDTATVGRSAGGTQLSGGVFLEDLYTPIPALELSAALRMDVWRNTDGEQRVARANGSEDTTAFEDRTEQQLSPRLGLRLRPIEWLTLRASAYRAFRAPTLNELYRPFQVGTILTAANANLGAERLWGGEAGVEAESTSLGLTTRVTGFWNVLDDPITNVTLATPLPDGSARQRENLGQARVRGVEASVDWKLSRQWTALLAYTFVDPVVTRSPGQPELVGKQLAQDPRHRGTAIVTFHDPDIVTATVQVRMTGSQFEDDLNERPMGGFAVVDVSASRHLFWKLHVFGAVENLFDREYLAGRAGVDTLGPPLLARVGLRLRDL, from the coding sequence GTGGCCCAGAAGACCGCATCGGATGCCGGGCAAACTGTCGTCACGGGTTCGCGGCGCCCGCGTCCCGCGCGCGACGTGCCCGCGACCACCACGGTCATCCCTCGCACGGAAATCGACCGGAGCCCCACGCTCACCCAGGACACGCTCGTCCGCACCCTGCCCTCCGCGGCCACGTTCCGCCGTACGCCCAGCCTCGTCTCCGACCCCACGGCGCAGGGCCTCAATCTTCGCGGGCTCGCGCCTTCGGGCGTGGCTCGCAGCCTCGTGTTGCTCGATGGCATCCCGGTCAACGACCCGTTCGGTGGGTGGATTTTCTGGCGCTCGCTGCCCCGGCTCGGGCTGGAGCGCATCGAGGTCGTCCCCAGCGGCGGCTCCGCGCTCTACGGCAGCGGCGCGCTGGGCGGCGTCGTACAGCTCGTGTCGCGGCCCATCACCGGGCTCCAGGTCGACGCGGATGCCTCGTACGGCAATGCGAACACCGGCCTCGTCGCGGCGCGCGCCGCGAATAGCTGGGGCCCCGTTCGCGCCTCACTGGAAGCCGAACTCCTCAACAGCGACGGCTACGAAATCGTCAGCCCGGCACAGCGCGGCGCCATCGACTCGAACACTCCCAGCGACCATGCCGTCATCAACGGACGCATCGAAGCGGATGCCACGGACGCACTGACGCTCTCCGCTCGCGCGGGCCTCTTTCGTGAAAATCAGAACGGTGGCACCCGCTTCACCACCGCGCGCGTGGAGCTGGCACACTTCGGCGCGGGCGCGAAGCTGCGCACGGAGCGCGGTGGCACCTTCACGCTGGACCTCTACGGCCGGGCGCAGCGCTTCGAACAGGACCGGGCCCGCGTGGCGGCGGACCGCTCCACCGAGGCGCTGACCGCATCACAAACGGTGCCCGCCAATGACCAGGGCGCATCGCTCGTCTGGAGCGGCCCCACGTGGACGGGGCTGGGGACCCACGTCTTCACCGCGGGACTGGATGCACGGCGAATGGCCGGCACGTCCGAGGAGCAGCTCTTTCCGCCCTCACCTTCTGACACCGCCACGGTGGGACGCAGCGCCGGAGGCACGCAGCTTTCGGGCGGCGTCTTCCTGGAGGACCTCTACACACCCATCCCCGCGCTGGAGTTGAGCGCCGCGCTCCGCATGGACGTGTGGCGCAACACGGACGGCGAGCAGCGCGTGGCCCGCGCCAACGGGAGCGAGGACACGACCGCGTTCGAGGACCGCACCGAGCAACAGCTCAGCCCGCGCCTGGGCCTGCGGCTGCGCCCCATCGAGTGGCTCACCCTCCGCGCCTCCGCATACCGCGCCTTCCGCGCGCCCACGCTCAACGAGCTGTACCGCCCCTTCCAAGTGGGCACCATCCTCACCGCCGCCAACGCCAACCTGGGCGCGGAGCGGCTGTGGGGCGGCGAAGCCGGCGTGGAAGCGGAGTCCACGTCGCTGGGACTCACCACGCGCGTCACGGGCTTCTGGAACGTGCTCGATGACCCCATCACCAACGTCACCCTGGCCACGCCGCTCCCCGATGGTTCGGCCCGCCAGCGGGAGAACCTGGGACAGGCACGGGTGCGCGGCGTGGAGGCCAGCGTGGACTGGAAGCTGTCTCGACAGTGGACGGCGCTGCTCGCGTACACCTTCGTCGACCCCGTCGTCACGCGCTCACCGGGGCAACCCGAGCTGGTGGGCAAGCAGCTCGCGCAGGACCCGCGTCACCGGGGCACCGCCATCGTCACCTTCCACGACCCCGACATCGTGACGGCCACGGTGCAGGTGCGCATGACGGGCTCCCAGTTCGAGGACGACCTCAACGAACGTCCCATGGGGGGCTTCGCGGTGGTCGATGTCTCCGCCAGCCGCCACCTCTTCTGGAAGCTGCACGTCTTCGGCGCGGTGGAGAACCTCTTCGACCGCGAGTACCTCGCGGGCCGCGCCGGTGTGGACACCCTGGGCCCGCCGCTGCTCGCACGCGTGGGACTGCGTCTGCGCGACCTGTAG